In Plasmodium cynomolgi strain B DNA, scaffold: 0850, whole genome shotgun sequence, the genomic stretch CCCAGAGGAGATATTACCTGAGTTTATATGTTACCAGGATAtgctaaaaaaggaaaatgagaaagcgCAAGCACATGCACAAGATCAAACACAAGCAAAAATTCAACCACAAAAAATAGCATCTTCATCCCTTCTCCAAATAAGTTTTACAGAAACTCCTGATTCTATTACCTCCAATGGTACAAAAGCTGGCAATGCGTTCCTTGGAGTAATGATAACTTCTATGACCTCTGGtgctttatataaagtatgagcatatttatttattacacaCAATTTTTGTGTTCTTGATAAGTGCATACGCATTACATGTCTATTTacaattaataaatatgttatgcGCATTTTATACTATTATATATGCTGGTTTACACCCTTAGGAAGAATGTACGTAATATATTTGGATgga encodes the following:
- a CDS encoding hypothetical protein (putative) — its product is ECKEYHPEEILPEFICYQDMLKKENEKAQAHAQDQTQAKIQPQKIASSSLLQISFTETPDSITSNGTKAGNAFLGVMITSMTSGALYKV